In Vespula pensylvanica isolate Volc-1 chromosome 16, ASM1446617v1, whole genome shotgun sequence, the following proteins share a genomic window:
- the LOC122635014 gene encoding armadillo repeat-containing protein 3-like gives MYSTDTEGTLSVGKKREDRGVQLKHRFGPLNLDVKYPGTAILLLQCQENTILLNAAAALSKYATKSQENINILFDLDIVKSILPLIDHEDLFTRRFAAKLLAEMTAVPSIRDFLLESDYHMSYFTKVLINEQDLFMQEFSSLILAELSKDMYGAARLLEQCPNMNFLYERIQSTDPDVRKNNIEIIYNLIQDTIGVQKIINAEHFSFPLIYRLLQETYPEIQHLALNVISDLLARNKDEYIHNLFRETKGLEALLNFLAVRNLCRTIL, from the exons ATGTATTCTACGGATACAGAG GGGACATTATCTGTtggcaaaaagagagaagatcgtgGAGTACAATTGAAGCATAGATTTGGTCCTTTAAATCTCGATGTAAAATATCCTGGCACTGCAATATTACTTCTACAATGTCAGGAAAATACAATCCTTTTGAATGCAGCAGCTGCACTATCCAAATATGCTACAAAGtctcaagaaaatataaatatactttttgaCCTTGACATCGTTAAGAGTATATTACCTTTGATCGATCACGAAGATTTATTTACACGAAG ATTTGCTGCAAAACTATTAGCTGAAATGACGGCTGTACCATCTATCAGAGATTTCTTATTGGAATCCGATTATCACATGTCTTATTTCACAAAAGTATTAATCAATGAACAAGATTTGTTCATgcaagaattttcttctcttatactTGCTGAATTATCGAAAGACATGTATGGAGCCGCTCGATTGTTAGAACAATGTCcaaatatgaattttctttatgaaaGAATTCAATCTACAGATCCTGACGTAAGGAAGAATAATatagagataatatataatctgaTACAAGATACAATAGGCGTGCAAAAGATTATAAATGCTGAA CATTTCAGTTTTCCTTTGATATATCGGCTTTTGCAAGAAACTTATCCAGAGATTCAACATTTAGCCTTGAACGTTATTAGCGATCTATTGGCAAGGAACAAGGATGAGTATATACATAATCTTTTTCGAGAGACGAAGGGTTTAGAAGCGCTGTTAAATTTTCTGGCTGTAAGAAATCTCTGTAGGACAATTCTATAG
- the LOC122635009 gene encoding uncharacterized protein LOC122635009 has product MENTPDPKLFADAFDVVICFADILVGRKALYLNGIVEHLINTLEKNVQPDMYPTICYGIGKMALYGPAAQKLSNENVIKNILNILKNDNLKWLTRNSAMFALNELFNYNVDNCKNFLQLRGEEYLTWLIKQPHENVPLEIRLLAVQALIIIGHHSTLRNLIIKENTIDALCTLFEVDCSTMDELKVLSCQALSMFCIDNIGRDAFLKVHGSSRLHYLLSDLHSIPVRNAAVQLVQLLSVDPVLANVFVQTKYLSYMLNNRVSSRIIPSWDTCIETLFNSHLPAKFAFTGRLSLHDITKDGFYVLRQNICPFPVLNDLFRFKLCPLEPVYVVNTARSYSTIPTNNISEKDIEDAKNSIVKENASKGIFVSDKVLNSWLHLMFGRLQLDPYLCEYIELLNCKLVAMESKDLIINEEPNLINISNIASRAKMLAEFVARQMSGPDPSSTCMDHQLEVHLKEIKESIGTSVIPLGQLRVGSYLERAVLFKVLADKICLPTALVRGEYGTTWVEIAIPQIEVPPEDTCFSKYLTKEGPCTDWIVRNITLENKLSSKKSFSEDQNVSNIVVPQKLQQSIFPTKLMKPNVIVDLIEKPGQFIPIHSELGKRYRSKKIVCDLICDLPES; this is encoded by the exons ATGGAAAATACACCAGATCCAAAACTTTTTGCGGACGCTTTTGATGTTGTTATTTGTTTTGCTGATATTCTTGTTGGAAGAAAG gCATTATATTTGAATGGAATTGTTGAACATTTGATtaatacgttagaaaaaaatgtacaacCTGATATGTACCCAACAATTTGTTATGGTATTGGTAAAATGGCTTTATATGGTCCTGCTGCTCAAAAGTTATCTAACGAAAATGTTATCAAGAACATTTTGA atatattaaagaatgataatttaaaatgGCTTACGAGGAACTCAGCAATGTTTGCGCTCaatgaattattcaattaCAACGTGGATAATTGCAAGAATTTCTTACAACTACGTGGTGaa gaaTATTTAACATGGCTGATTAAACAACCTCACGAAAATGTACCATTAGAAATTCGATTGTTAGCTGTTCAAGCATTGATCATTATAGGACATCATTCGACActgagaaatttaataattaaagagaaCACTATAGATGCTTTGTGTACATTATTCGAG gTAGATTGTTCAACTATGGACGAATTGAAAGTACTTTCTTGCCAAGCCCTTTCAATGTTCTGTATTGATAATATTGGAAGAGATGCATTTCTCAAAGTTCATGGTTCGTCTAGATTACATTATTTACTCTCAGATTTGCATTCTATTCCGGTAAGAAATGCTGCAGTTCAATTGGTTCAATTATTAAGTGTTGATCCAGTTTTGGCAAATGTATTTGTACAGACAAAGTATTTGTCTTA cATGTTAAATAATCGAGTCTCGTCAAGGATCATACCATCATGGGATACTTGTATAGAAACTCTTTTTAATTCTCATTTACCAGCCAAATTCGCATTCACTGGTCGACTTTCATTACACGATATAACTAAAGATGGTTTTTATGTTTTACGTCAGAACATTTGTCc ATTCCCTGTACtaaacgatttatttcgttttaaattgTGTCCCTTGGAACCTGTTTATGTAGTGAATACAGCACGATCTTATTCCACGATTCctacaaataatattagtgAAAAAGACATCGAgg atgctAAAAATTCGATTGTAAAAGAGAATGCTTCGAAAGGAATATTTGTTTCAGACAAAGTTTTAAATAGTTGGTTGCATTTAATGTTTGGTCGATTGCAATTAGATCCATATCTCTGTGAATATATTGAACTTTTAAACTGCAAATTGGTAGCTATGGAATCGAAAGATTT aataattaatgaagaaCCAAATTTGATAAACATTAGTAACATCGCATCGCGTGCAAAAATGTTGGCCGAGTTCGTCGCACGTCAAATGTCAGGACCTGACCCTAGTAGCACGTGCATGGATCATCAATTAGAAGTCCACTTAAAAGAGATCAAAGAATCCATAGGAACAAGCGTGATTCCTCTCGGACAGCTGCGTGTCGGTTCTTATCTAGAAAGAGCAGTACTTTTTAAAGTATTAGCTGATAAAATATGTCTTCCAACCGCTTTAGTACGAGGAGAATACGGAACCACTTGGGTGGAGATTGCTATACCAcaa atcgagGTACCACCCGAAGACACTTGCTTTTCCAAATATCTAACGAAAGAAGGACCATGTACCGATTGGATCGtaagaaatattacattagaaaataaattatcgtcgAAGAAATCATTTTCTGAGGATCAAAATGTAAGCAATATCGTCGTACCTCAGAAATTACAACAATCAATCTTTCCAACAAAGTTAATGAAACCTAACGTTATAGTAGATTTGATAGAAAAACCTGGTCAATTTATACCAATCCATAGCGAGTTGGGTAAAAGAtatagaagtaaaaaaatcgTTTGTGATTTGATATGTGATTTGCCTGAATCATAA